The Stygiolobus azoricus genome window below encodes:
- the hypF gene encoding carbamoyltransferase HypF translates to MITGIVQGVGFRPFIFRIAKRSGVKGYVKNMGGSEVEVLIQGDKQNIGKFMESLFKDVPEVAKIDKIITEETECGDWKDFFILPSGTYVKEPSQIPPDFAVCEDCMREVLNPQDRRYRYPFNSCVKCGPRFSMMYTIPYDRENTSMRDFPLCKECEREYHNPEDERRFDAQGISCPICGPRLFLSTIEGEIIDGDPIKTTAKLISEGYIIAVKGIGGFHIVVDPLNDDVVLKLRKRKNRPQQPFAVMAQSLEIIENYAIVNEKEKELLTSPQRPIVLLKKREDGESLSKYVSPGLDREGFFLFYTPLHYLLLEEFPPHLFIATSGNKHGFPMCVDEQCVKEKLKDVVDYVLYHNRKIVNRVDDSMIRVSNGRPLLLRRSRGYAPLWIQLKNKALHHDILALGAELQNAGAVAFKDKVILTPYIGDTDEYSTLIDLENYVLKFVTMYSLKPKVVVVDKNPAYQSVYLGEKLAEKFSAKVVKVQHHVAHILSVAAENGIESGVGIAIDGIGYGDDGNGWGGEVIKFEGVKYERKHHLKYVPYVGGDVNALRPRRMLAMFLSTFMDWNEAGKIAGIKEEEARLLEKITKKPGLMTSSTGRFLDAVSAFLNVCDQRTYEGEPAIKLEASARGGKLLDLDIKVVGEEIDTPSVFKWLIENRGRYRINDIAYTVQYRLGEALIKTALKYGDKVIVSGGAAVNEYILKGMMENSEGAEIILPRKVPPNDGGIALGQAYYYALINDTS, encoded by the coding sequence GTGATCACGGGCATAGTACAAGGTGTAGGATTCAGGCCCTTTATATTCAGGATAGCTAAGAGGAGCGGAGTGAAAGGATACGTTAAGAACATGGGAGGAAGTGAAGTAGAAGTCCTAATACAAGGAGACAAACAAAATATTGGTAAGTTCATGGAGTCTCTCTTTAAAGACGTTCCAGAAGTCGCCAAAATAGATAAAATCATAACAGAAGAGACTGAATGCGGTGACTGGAAAGATTTCTTTATACTTCCCAGTGGTACTTACGTAAAAGAGCCTAGCCAAATACCTCCAGACTTTGCAGTATGTGAGGACTGTATGAGGGAAGTGCTCAACCCTCAGGACAGAAGGTATAGATACCCCTTCAACAGTTGCGTGAAGTGTGGTCCCAGGTTTTCTATGATGTACACAATCCCTTATGACCGGGAAAACACTTCCATGAGGGACTTTCCCCTTTGTAAAGAATGTGAGAGAGAATATCATAATCCGGAAGACGAGAGGAGATTTGACGCTCAGGGAATAAGTTGTCCTATATGTGGTCCCAGACTATTTCTATCTACAATAGAAGGAGAGATTATAGACGGAGATCCCATAAAAACTACGGCTAAACTTATCTCCGAGGGCTATATAATAGCAGTAAAGGGAATAGGCGGATTTCATATCGTAGTTGACCCACTCAACGATGACGTAGTGTTAAAGCTCAGGAAGAGGAAAAACAGACCCCAACAGCCCTTTGCTGTAATGGCACAGTCGCTCGAGATAATCGAAAATTACGCTATAGTAAATGAAAAGGAGAAGGAGCTTCTAACTTCTCCTCAAAGACCTATTGTTCTGCTGAAGAAGAGAGAGGATGGTGAGTCATTATCTAAATATGTTTCACCGGGCCTCGATCGTGAGGGATTCTTTCTTTTTTACACACCCCTTCATTACCTTCTGTTGGAAGAATTTCCTCCGCACCTCTTTATAGCCACGAGCGGTAACAAACACGGCTTTCCCATGTGTGTTGACGAGCAATGTGTTAAGGAGAAACTGAAAGACGTTGTAGACTATGTCCTATACCACAATCGGAAAATTGTTAACCGTGTGGACGACAGCATGATCAGGGTCTCCAATGGTAGGCCGCTTCTGTTGAGGAGGAGTAGGGGTTATGCCCCCTTATGGATACAGCTGAAGAATAAGGCCTTACACCATGATATATTAGCACTGGGTGCGGAGCTTCAGAATGCTGGGGCTGTAGCATTTAAGGACAAGGTAATCCTAACTCCTTACATCGGTGATACCGATGAATATTCAACTCTAATTGACTTAGAGAACTACGTCTTAAAGTTCGTCACAATGTATTCTCTCAAACCTAAAGTTGTTGTAGTTGACAAGAATCCCGCTTATCAGAGTGTATACTTGGGAGAAAAGCTTGCGGAGAAGTTCTCAGCTAAAGTAGTAAAGGTTCAACACCATGTAGCCCATATCCTGAGTGTTGCTGCAGAAAACGGTATTGAGAGTGGTGTCGGTATAGCCATTGACGGTATAGGTTACGGGGATGATGGCAACGGTTGGGGAGGAGAGGTGATTAAATTTGAGGGTGTAAAATACGAGAGAAAACACCACCTGAAATATGTGCCTTATGTTGGAGGTGATGTTAATGCTCTAAGACCTAGGAGGATGTTGGCGATGTTTTTGTCAACTTTTATGGATTGGAATGAGGCCGGAAAGATAGCTGGAATAAAGGAAGAAGAGGCGAGATTGTTGGAAAAAATTACAAAGAAGCCCGGTTTAATGACGTCGAGTACGGGGAGGTTCTTAGACGCAGTTTCTGCTTTTCTCAACGTGTGTGACCAGAGAACTTACGAAGGCGAACCGGCCATAAAGTTAGAGGCTTCCGCGAGAGGCGGTAAATTGCTCGACTTAGATATTAAGGTTGTGGGTGAGGAGATAGACACTCCTAGTGTCTTCAAATGGCTCATTGAAAACAGGGGGAGATATAGAATAAATGACATAGCTTATACTGTCCAGTATAGGCTCGGAGAGGCTCTAATTAAGACGGCGTTGAAATACGGAGACAAGGTAATAGTGTCGGGTGGAGCAGCAGTGAATGAGTACATCTTAAAGGGTATGATGGAGAACAGTGAAGGAGCTGAGATAATTCTACCGAGGAAAGTTCCGCCTAATGACGGAGGAATAGCTTTAGGACAAGCCTATTACTACGCTTTAATTAATGATACTTCTTAA
- a CDS encoding nickel-dependent hydrogenase large subunit has translation MKLEPITRVEGHLGVDVKIDGNVYTEANVEITMFRGFEILLKSKKVELAPNLTEKICGVCGATHALVSTETLEMAKGVYPSEGYIDFRNIAYSLADIMYNNVVVAFMFEAIDFSSNFVSRYNPSLFNKAKETYCTYKDRHGYVRVSDLLQQLYFSGEIYKTALKVQTKIREMATLIWLRYPQPVSLRAGGLEIRDQNADQKIKDGIKGIKGDIDRLLYVAKELREFFVGMYKDIGEDFITYGLLEPHEYDATYENMSYWASKRYFPPALVKGGEIVSRDLREILLGVRVDVEGTPYEKWTRSIERDSLGNEVDERHPWNKETRLKVSGRNYLFHVRQNIGKEEFLPTTGDIARLYAYRKIKGKPKAFDEEWEYKSNDVMERFFARVFTVAFLAEYLLNVEVSRNFKTFSLGKESEMAVGAHDAPRGGNAHWMIAKQGVIQRYEIITPTDRNFSKGGPVEKSIVGQKVTEETGVTGLDVLRVVRSFDPCSACAVHIFNKKGEKIVSIQAVP, from the coding sequence TTGAAATTAGAGCCCATCACAAGGGTCGAAGGTCATCTGGGCGTAGACGTCAAAATTGACGGTAATGTCTACACTGAGGCTAACGTAGAGATAACCATGTTCAGGGGCTTTGAGATACTTTTGAAGAGTAAAAAGGTAGAGCTAGCCCCTAACCTTACAGAAAAGATCTGCGGAGTATGCGGTGCAACTCACGCATTAGTATCGACGGAGACGTTAGAGATGGCTAAGGGTGTTTATCCGAGTGAGGGGTATATAGACTTCAGGAATATAGCCTATTCTTTAGCCGACATAATGTATAATAACGTAGTAGTGGCATTTATGTTTGAGGCTATAGATTTTTCTTCGAACTTTGTATCCCGTTATAATCCCTCCTTGTTCAATAAGGCGAAGGAAACCTATTGTACATATAAGGATAGACACGGTTACGTTAGGGTCTCAGACTTACTGCAACAGCTCTACTTTAGCGGGGAAATATATAAGACAGCGCTGAAAGTCCAGACTAAGATCAGAGAGATGGCAACCTTGATATGGTTGAGATACCCGCAACCTGTTTCATTACGGGCTGGAGGTCTCGAAATCAGAGATCAAAACGCAGATCAGAAAATTAAGGATGGCATAAAAGGCATAAAAGGGGATATTGACAGATTACTTTACGTAGCAAAAGAGCTGAGGGAGTTTTTCGTCGGTATGTACAAGGATATAGGTGAAGACTTCATAACTTACGGTTTATTAGAACCCCACGAGTATGACGCTACTTATGAAAACATGAGTTACTGGGCTTCGAAGAGGTATTTCCCTCCCGCGTTAGTCAAAGGAGGGGAAATAGTTTCACGAGACCTTAGGGAAATACTGTTAGGAGTGAGGGTGGACGTTGAAGGAACTCCTTATGAGAAGTGGACAAGGAGCATTGAAAGAGACTCTTTAGGGAATGAAGTCGATGAAAGGCACCCTTGGAACAAAGAGACTCGGCTTAAAGTCTCTGGGAGGAACTACTTATTTCACGTAAGACAGAATATTGGTAAAGAAGAGTTTCTACCCACTACCGGAGATATAGCTAGGTTATACGCTTATAGAAAAATAAAAGGAAAGCCTAAAGCTTTTGATGAGGAGTGGGAGTATAAAAGTAACGACGTTATGGAGAGGTTTTTCGCAAGGGTTTTTACAGTCGCTTTTCTGGCAGAGTATTTGCTTAATGTAGAGGTGAGTAGGAACTTCAAGACATTCTCTTTAGGTAAAGAGAGCGAAATGGCTGTGGGGGCACATGACGCACCGAGAGGAGGAAACGCTCACTGGATGATCGCAAAACAAGGGGTTATACAACGTTACGAGATAATTACTCCCACGGACAGAAACTTCAGCAAGGGTGGACCAGTAGAGAAGTCAATAGTAGGACAGAAGGTAACAGAGGAGACCGGTGTAACAGGCCTTGACGTACTCAGGGTAGTAAGGAGTTTTGATCCGTGTTCAGCTTGTGCAGTCCACATTTTCAACAAGAAGGGAGAGAAGATTGTTAGTATACAAGCGGTTCCATAA
- a CDS encoding Ni,Fe-hydrogenase I small subunit, whose translation MDYCEALETVLKSNVVWIEAQSCSGESVSILKSGCKSLEDIFFHSSPFKMFSIISGERSGQEYLREILQQQDFILVIEGALPKDEKLCHVGDMTCGELIRRLSQNAKAIIAVGSCAVNGGVIRELGYVGIKEYLGKQVYEVPGCPASDKMMVAAIYYAVTGSKS comes from the coding sequence ATGGATTATTGTGAAGCTTTAGAGACAGTTCTTAAGAGTAATGTAGTTTGGATCGAAGCCCAGTCCTGCTCCGGCGAAAGTGTGTCGATACTTAAATCGGGTTGTAAGTCATTAGAAGACATTTTCTTTCACTCCTCACCATTTAAGATGTTTTCCATTATAAGTGGTGAAAGAAGTGGCCAGGAATATCTACGAGAGATCCTCCAACAACAAGACTTCATTTTGGTAATTGAGGGGGCTTTACCCAAGGACGAAAAGCTCTGTCATGTAGGGGATATGACTTGTGGAGAACTGATAAGGAGGCTGAGTCAAAATGCCAAGGCTATCATCGCCGTAGGTTCGTGTGCCGTTAACGGAGGGGTTATCAGAGAATTAGGTTACGTGGGTATTAAGGAGTATTTAGGAAAACAAGTATATGAGGTACCGGGCTGTCCGGCTTCGGATAAGATGATGGTTGCTGCAATATACTATGCTGTAACGGGTAGCAAAAGTTGA
- the hypE gene encoding hydrogenase expression/formation protein HypE, whose amino-acid sequence MSDPKSVITRLHGAGGAYMHNLIKEYFLQLYDGYGEVGLDVLDDGAVINGIVFTTDSFTVRPLFFKGGDIGRLAVSGTVNDIAMMGGDPIALSLGVVIEEGFPKSDLAKIVESIKNTVEEAGVHIVTGDTKVMEKGSLDKMIINTSGIGVASDALKYNFTVLRKTRQVKYEWLVPMNLRDGDKIIVSGNIGDHAIAILSSRQGIEFEINVESDVAPLNKMMKAVLEVGGVADAKDPTRGGLADLLNDWSEKSGLGIYIRENDIPVREDVRNAIEFLGLDLMELGNEGKAVLAVSPEMARDVLDTLHKTPWGKNAAIIGEVRKDIQGVILETAVGGKRLVTRPVGDPVPRIC is encoded by the coding sequence ATGAGTGATCCAAAAAGTGTGATCACTAGACTGCACGGAGCTGGAGGAGCTTATATGCATAATCTCATTAAGGAATACTTCCTTCAACTCTACGACGGTTACGGAGAGGTCGGTCTTGATGTGCTTGATGACGGAGCGGTGATAAACGGTATAGTCTTTACAACGGATTCCTTCACAGTCAGACCCCTTTTCTTCAAAGGAGGAGATATCGGTAGACTTGCCGTAAGTGGGACTGTAAACGATATCGCCATGATGGGCGGGGATCCTATAGCCTTAAGCTTAGGAGTTGTAATAGAAGAAGGATTCCCCAAGAGTGATCTAGCTAAAATAGTTGAGAGCATAAAAAATACAGTAGAAGAAGCAGGGGTTCACATAGTCACTGGCGATACTAAAGTTATGGAGAAAGGATCTTTGGACAAAATGATTATCAACACCAGCGGTATAGGCGTTGCCTCAGACGCACTTAAATATAACTTCACCGTCCTCAGAAAGACCAGGCAGGTAAAGTACGAATGGTTAGTCCCTATGAATTTACGTGATGGTGATAAGATCATAGTGTCGGGGAACATAGGCGATCATGCGATAGCAATACTTTCCTCTAGGCAGGGAATAGAGTTCGAAATAAATGTTGAGTCGGATGTAGCGCCGCTGAATAAGATGATGAAAGCTGTCCTCGAAGTAGGGGGAGTTGCCGACGCTAAAGACCCTACGCGGGGTGGGTTAGCAGACTTATTAAACGACTGGAGCGAAAAATCCGGCTTGGGAATTTACATAAGGGAGAACGATATACCGGTGAGGGAGGATGTCAGGAACGCGATAGAGTTCTTGGGCTTAGATTTGATGGAGTTAGGGAATGAGGGGAAAGCTGTTTTAGCCGTTTCACCAGAGATGGCTCGAGACGTTTTAGATACACTACATAAGACGCCCTGGGGTAAAAACGCTGCTATAATAGGTGAAGTCAGAAAGGATATTCAAGGAGTTATCTTAGAAACAGCTGTAGGAGGAAAGAGACTTGTCACAAGACCAGTAGGTGATCCCGTCCCAAGAATTTGTTAG
- a CDS encoding HypC/HybG/HupF family hydrogenase formation chaperone yields the protein MCVAYPGKVIEINGEFAKVDFGGTVKDNVLISLVNAKVGDYVLVHAGYAIQIVDEEEARKTIELWEEMTKELDEEQKRRDLYEAIGGKGE from the coding sequence ATGTGTGTTGCATATCCAGGTAAGGTAATAGAAATAAACGGTGAATTCGCAAAGGTGGACTTCGGAGGGACAGTGAAGGACAACGTGTTGATATCGTTGGTAAACGCCAAGGTAGGAGACTACGTATTAGTTCACGCAGGTTATGCCATTCAAATAGTGGACGAAGAAGAGGCTAGGAAGACAATAGAGTTATGGGAAGAGATGACAAAAGAATTAGACGAAGAACAAAAAAGAAGAGATTTATACGAGGCGATAGGTGGTAAAGGTGAGTAG
- the hypD gene encoding hydrogenase formation protein HypD: MSSENKQNQERLPQILKYYRNPTLAKAIVEKINDLAKKIQEDIAIMHVCGSHEWTITHYGIRSLLPDNVQIRAGPGCPVCITPATDIDDAVKLALDGVVVVTYGDMSRSKGTKMSLQDAKALGADVRVIYGVQDAVAMARKEPNKEFLFFAVGMDTTAPATAFEVLKGVPRNLSFLVSYRYTPSIQGSVMESNVLGIDAFISAGHSATITGMKPYYEYFLRTKKPVVFSGFEPIDVLLSIYMLLRQIYEGKPMLENEYTRAVTWEGNVKAQEVMERVFDLEDGYVRGVAIFPKAGFRLKDEFKEVDARERYGLRKGISTKDEYVAGARCGEVVMGLIDPPECPLYMKTCTPEDPKGSPMVSQEGTCWIWAHHKILNYVPRCKR; this comes from the coding sequence GTGAGTAGCGAGAACAAACAGAATCAAGAAAGACTCCCCCAGATTTTGAAGTATTACAGAAACCCAACCCTAGCGAAGGCGATAGTGGAGAAAATTAACGATCTAGCAAAGAAAATACAAGAGGATATAGCCATAATGCACGTTTGCGGTTCTCACGAATGGACAATAACCCATTACGGCATAAGGTCACTCTTACCAGATAATGTTCAGATCAGGGCTGGCCCTGGTTGTCCAGTGTGCATAACCCCGGCTACAGATATAGACGATGCGGTAAAACTTGCCTTAGACGGTGTGGTAGTCGTAACCTACGGCGACATGAGCAGGAGTAAAGGAACTAAGATGAGCCTACAAGACGCAAAAGCTTTGGGAGCTGACGTAAGAGTGATATATGGTGTCCAGGACGCTGTAGCGATGGCAAGAAAAGAGCCAAACAAAGAGTTTCTGTTCTTCGCCGTAGGTATGGACACTACTGCACCAGCTACAGCCTTCGAGGTACTCAAGGGAGTACCAAGGAACTTGAGCTTCCTAGTTTCATACAGATACACACCTTCAATTCAGGGCTCTGTAATGGAGTCAAACGTTCTAGGGATAGACGCTTTCATTTCAGCTGGCCATTCGGCAACCATTACCGGGATGAAACCTTATTACGAGTACTTCCTGAGGACTAAAAAACCTGTAGTTTTCTCAGGTTTTGAGCCCATTGACGTCCTTCTTTCAATTTACATGCTATTAAGGCAGATCTATGAGGGCAAGCCGATGTTAGAGAACGAGTATACTAGGGCTGTGACTTGGGAAGGGAACGTTAAAGCTCAGGAGGTGATGGAGAGAGTCTTCGATCTAGAGGACGGTTACGTTAGGGGGGTAGCTATATTTCCCAAGGCAGGCTTTAGGTTGAAGGATGAGTTCAAGGAAGTCGATGCAAGGGAGAGGTATGGGTTGAGGAAGGGGATTTCAACTAAGGACGAATATGTTGCTGGAGCAAGATGTGGTGAAGTAGTGATGGGTCTAATAGATCCCCCAGAATGCCCGCTTTATATGAAGACTTGTACCCCGGAAGACCCTAAGGGGTCTCCTATGGTATCTCAGGAGGGGACTTGTTGGATATGGGCTCACCACAAGATACTCAACTACGTTCCCAGATGTAAGAGGTGA
- a CDS encoding class II aldolase/adducin family protein — protein MITTVYMIGNTFCKLCQTDEEQLKRELVRTVRAFYYKGLVTNAGGNQSARLPGSNKIWITPSGYPRMSLTEEDLIAVDLNGNVIVGDLKPSIETFAHLEVYKRRPDVNAVIHAHVPYVMGATISGYLEVTHGEAAAILGEVKIVPYAHPGTKELAKYIGEAFQGEGMKVPRVVITQNHGAFSAGACIHEARAFIEILDEWARFNIAAKALGGIKHKLTLIDLRKPGAGYIRAVKFGGRTGFK, from the coding sequence GTGATTACTACGGTCTATATGATAGGTAATACGTTCTGTAAGTTATGCCAAACAGACGAAGAACAGCTCAAAAGAGAGCTGGTAAGGACTGTGAGGGCTTTTTATTATAAAGGATTAGTCACCAACGCAGGGGGTAATCAAAGTGCAAGATTGCCTGGGAGTAATAAGATATGGATTACTCCTTCCGGTTATCCCAGAATGAGCTTAACAGAAGAGGATCTGATAGCAGTAGACTTAAACGGTAATGTAATAGTTGGCGACTTAAAACCCTCTATAGAAACTTTCGCTCATTTAGAAGTGTATAAGAGGAGACCTGATGTGAATGCTGTTATTCACGCTCACGTCCCTTATGTGATGGGGGCAACTATTTCGGGTTACTTAGAGGTAACTCACGGTGAGGCCGCAGCGATACTCGGTGAAGTTAAGATAGTCCCCTATGCGCATCCCGGGACTAAAGAATTGGCTAAGTATATAGGAGAGGCGTTTCAAGGTGAGGGGATGAAAGTCCCCAGGGTAGTAATAACTCAAAATCATGGCGCGTTTTCAGCAGGTGCTTGTATCCACGAAGCTAGGGCTTTCATAGAGATACTTGATGAGTGGGCTAGGTTTAACATAGCGGCTAAGGCACTGGGAGGTATAAAACATAAGTTAACTTTGATCGACTTAAGGAAGCCCGGGGCAGGGTATATTAGGGCGGTGAAGTTCGGTGGAAGGACCGGATTTAAGTGA
- a CDS encoding isochorismatase family cysteine hydrolase produces the protein MAWYNKDEVKKFITRKNSVLVVWDVQEALVNSIFNKDEFLSKLKELIDAARQYNVPIVYTKITPLPERFQPPYLRRRFDPGDIVKEVYPKEGDVVLNKNTASIFVGTNFELMVRNAGINVIVFTGIATDIGVETSARHAQTLGFLPVIAREAVSSADKEAHERSLANMSRLMLVLDNKEIIERWSSE, from the coding sequence ATGGCTTGGTATAACAAAGACGAAGTAAAAAAGTTTATAACTAGGAAGAACTCCGTTCTTGTAGTATGGGATGTACAAGAAGCCCTAGTTAACTCAATATTTAACAAAGATGAATTTCTCTCCAAGCTTAAGGAGTTAATCGACGCTGCTAGGCAGTACAACGTGCCAATAGTTTACACTAAGATAACACCCTTACCTGAGAGGTTTCAGCCCCCATACTTGAGGAGGAGATTTGATCCGGGTGACATAGTTAAAGAGGTATACCCTAAGGAGGGTGACGTAGTACTGAACAAGAACACTGCTTCTATATTCGTAGGGACTAACTTCGAACTCATGGTGAGAAATGCCGGAATCAACGTCATTGTTTTCACGGGGATCGCTACGGATATCGGTGTAGAAACATCAGCGAGGCACGCCCAAACCTTGGGATTCTTACCGGTAATAGCTAGAGAAGCCGTGTCATCAGCAGACAAGGAAGCCCATGAGAGGTCTTTGGCTAACATGAGTAGGTTAATGTTAGTCCTAGACAACAAGGAAATAATAGAAAGGTGGAGTTCTGAATAA
- a CDS encoding HypC/HybG/HupF family hydrogenase formation chaperone, which translates to MEYDPYDMAFVGKVVKKQGEEGIVDFGGVRKNISLSLVDAKEGDWVLVHAGYAIRVLKEDEVEDDLKRKISSVINDVDEGS; encoded by the coding sequence ATGGAATACGACCCCTACGATATGGCTTTTGTAGGAAAAGTGGTGAAAAAGCAAGGAGAAGAAGGGATTGTGGACTTCGGAGGTGTTAGGAAAAACATCTCGCTCTCTTTAGTAGACGCTAAGGAAGGTGACTGGGTGCTAGTACACGCTGGCTACGCTATAAGAGTCCTCAAAGAGGATGAAGTCGAGGATGACCTAAAGAGGAAAATAAGTTCAGTTATTAACGACGTAGATGAAGGGTCTTGA
- a CDS encoding chloride channel protein: MNYFERLNYYEKWFILGVIAGVVAGIAATIFYTLLHLFEFIFIHKFVGVSYPEPLGEGGSLSFTFHPGNYYLIPVSVAIGGLISGLIVYTFAPEAEGHGTDAAIRAYHYYQGKIRWVVVPVKLIASSITIGSGGSAGKEGPTAQFSAGLGSVLADLLKLPPEDRRKMVAVGIGAGIGTIFKSPIGGALLSAEILYRRDLEPEVLYPSLIAAAVGYVIFGSIYGFTPVFGYYSEPFNPLRLPLYAILGIVNGLVAILYVKLFYGVHSFFKKLKINKYFKPVLGALVTGSIALVAPEVMGTGYGWINLVEYEKINVFYSPILPVVVLLALLPLLKILATSFSIGSGGSGGVFAPGLFIGAFVGADLGLIFHHIFPNIVPTIAPFVIIGMASFFGAAGKVPLSMIVMVTEMTGSLQLLPGTMIAVALSYLISGNYTIYQAQVPTRRDSPAHKLEYEIPLLQILKVSDAKLSDIRVKISDKVSSALSKMMENNFLSLPVTDENDRFVGAVYLRDLEKANGDDIVGKYVVRGVPYVRLESTFEDCWDVMARLRSRWVCVVKDGKYLGVLTIDNLLKSYEEKLNELKQNTTPQK; encoded by the coding sequence ATGAACTACTTTGAACGACTAAATTACTATGAAAAGTGGTTTATTCTAGGTGTTATAGCGGGTGTTGTAGCAGGTATAGCTGCTACAATATTTTACACTTTATTACATTTATTCGAATTTATCTTCATACATAAATTTGTAGGTGTTTCTTATCCAGAACCTTTAGGAGAAGGAGGAAGTCTTTCATTCACTTTTCATCCTGGAAATTATTATCTAATTCCAGTCTCAGTGGCTATTGGTGGTCTAATTTCGGGACTTATAGTTTATACATTTGCACCTGAGGCTGAAGGACATGGGACTGATGCGGCTATAAGAGCTTATCATTATTACCAAGGTAAGATAAGGTGGGTAGTAGTACCGGTGAAGCTCATAGCATCATCGATAACTATAGGCTCAGGAGGGAGTGCTGGAAAAGAGGGACCTACAGCTCAGTTCTCAGCAGGATTAGGTTCTGTCCTTGCTGATTTGTTAAAACTTCCTCCCGAGGATAGAAGGAAAATGGTAGCTGTGGGTATTGGAGCAGGTATAGGAACTATCTTTAAGTCTCCCATAGGCGGAGCGCTATTATCTGCAGAAATATTATATAGGAGAGATCTTGAACCTGAAGTATTGTATCCTTCTTTAATAGCTGCAGCAGTGGGTTATGTAATATTCGGGTCAATTTACGGCTTTACACCGGTCTTCGGTTATTACTCAGAACCATTTAATCCGCTCAGATTACCCTTATACGCTATATTGGGAATAGTTAACGGACTCGTAGCAATACTTTATGTTAAACTGTTTTATGGTGTACACTCGTTTTTCAAGAAGTTAAAGATAAACAAATACTTTAAACCTGTACTTGGAGCGTTAGTTACAGGGAGTATAGCGTTAGTAGCTCCTGAAGTAATGGGTACGGGTTATGGATGGATAAATTTGGTTGAGTACGAGAAAATTAACGTATTTTACTCTCCCATTTTACCTGTTGTAGTACTCCTCGCTTTACTTCCCTTATTAAAGATATTAGCTACCTCCTTTTCAATAGGTTCAGGGGGTAGTGGAGGAGTATTTGCACCTGGGCTTTTCATAGGGGCTTTCGTAGGAGCTGATTTAGGTCTTATTTTCCATCATATCTTCCCGAACATAGTTCCTACAATAGCACCTTTCGTTATAATAGGAATGGCGTCGTTTTTTGGTGCTGCAGGAAAAGTGCCTCTCTCAATGATAGTAATGGTAACTGAAATGACAGGGAGTTTACAGCTCTTGCCCGGGACTATGATAGCCGTAGCACTCTCTTACTTAATCTCAGGAAATTACACCATTTATCAAGCTCAAGTCCCTACTAGGAGAGATTCACCAGCACATAAGCTTGAATATGAAATACCATTATTACAAATATTGAAGGTAAGTGATGCCAAACTTTCTGACATTAGAGTAAAGATAAGTGATAAAGTAAGCTCAGCTTTATCTAAGATGATGGAGAACAATTTCTTGAGTTTGCCCGTTACAGATGAAAACGATAGGTTTGTAGGGGCAGTGTATTTAAGGGACTTAGAGAAAGCTAACGGTGATGATATTGTAGGGAAATATGTAGTTAGAGGAGTACCGTATGTTAGACTAGAATCTACCTTTGAAGACTGCTGGGACGTAATGGCTAGACTTAGGAGTAGATGGGTCTGTGTAGTAAAGGATGGCAAATATTTAGGAGTATTGACCATAGATAACCTACTTAAATCATATGAAGAAAAACTAAATGAATTGAAACAGAATACTACTCCACAAAAATAA